The Dokdonia sp. 4H-3-7-5 genomic interval GGAGGCATTTATCATGACAACAAAGATATTGGTGTTCCTAGTTTCTGGTTTGCCTCTTGGTATGATGTTTCTATCACTCCTAACCTAGCCCTATTTAATCACGTGAGAAATAATACGAAGGATGAAAACATAAGAGATAATCAATATCTCGTCATTGCTCCTACCCTACATTGTGCATACACAAGAGCAACCGAAAATACTATTGTGGGTGAGCGCAGCGTAGGTGATGCAACACTCAATTATGAGGAGCAGATTTATGGATGGTTTGATTTATGGCTTAAAGATGAGAAAAATGACTTTAAAGAAAAAACACCGAGAGTTCAGTACTACACTATGGGTAGCAATAAGTGGCAAGCTGCCGAAACCTGGCCACCTAAAAAAACTGAACCTACCACCTATTATTTAAATAGTAATGGAAATGCTAATAGCCGTTTTGGAGACGGAACATTATCTACTACTAAAGCAACTTCGGATAATGCAGATGGGTTTACATATGACCCTATGCAACCAGTACCCTCATACGGTGGTAATGTATGTTGTACAGGTAATGCCGTTCAAGGTGGCGCTTTTGACCAACAACAAATGGAAACTAGAAATGACATCTTAGTGTATACTACAGATCCGCTAGAGGAAGGCGTAGAAGTATCTGGTTTTATAAATAGCACGTTATACTTCTCCTCTGACGTGAAAGATACCGACTTTACTATCAAACTAATTGACGTTTACCCTGACGGTACAGCTTACAATCTTGATGAAACGATACAACGCGCAAGATATCGAGAAGGATATGATAAGGAAGTATTTATGAAAGAGGGCGAAGTATATAAATTAGACCTTACGCCGATGTCTACAAGTAATTATTTTAAAAAAGGACATCGTATTCGTGTAGAAATCTCAAGTAGTAACTTCCCACGTTTTGCTCGTAATCTCAATACAGGAGGAAATAATTATGACGAAAAAGAAGGTGTTGTAGCACATAATAACGTGCATCACTCGGCCGTGCATGCATCATCTATCGAACTGCCAATGATCAAAGATTAGATAACAAACATCATTGTAAGTTTTCAATGTATCATAGCTTGGCTATTTACTAGCTAAGTCATTTCATTGTTAAACCTTCATTAAAAAATAATAATTCATAGTGCGAGTCTTTGCTATTGCAAATGACTCGCATACTTTTGTAAAATCGTTTTATCTGCTCAAACTTTAATTGGTTTTTTAAGTAAATGAACGGTTTACATTACTTGTAGTTAACCATATTTACACTCATTGAGACTAGTACTATTTGAGAGTATTTACTGTTAGGAATTTCCGAAAAAAGCGTCTAAAATTATCCTTTAAAAAATTAATATTTAAGGTGTCTTTATGCGATGAAGACACTGTTTTAAAACTTATAAATGTTACACTACATCAAAGAAGTACTCGATAATATGCCCAACGACTGGATAGGTCTCACCACCCACCGATTGGATATTTATAATGAAAAGCTTGCTAAATCTGAGTTTCTAAATGAATTTGAAGCTTTATACAATGAGAAAAATGCAACTACTGTTGCTCTAGCAAATCTTCCAACAGCCTATGATTACATAAGGTTAGGCCACCCACTTTCTAGTATTCTAGAATGGAGCGTAGCGAGATTGCTAGGCCTAGAAGCAGACAGCGTTATTAGCTTTGATTCTATTACCGTTCCAGTACTTGCCGTGCTGAGAAAAAATTTATTAGACGGTAAAAAAACACAAATCAACTACACAGGGAAACTTCCTGCTATATTTGATGCAGAAGCTTTGAAAAGCGTTTACGGATATCACTTCGAACTTAATCAAGTGAACAACCCAGAAGATATTTCGGCTTTTGACGGGAGTACTGTTTATCTCTCGCAAGAAAACCAAATAAAGGCAGAACCTATAGCAAACAGCATTGATTTTCACGTAAGTGTATATGAAAATATAGGTAGTCTACTCGTTATAAATGGTGAGAAGAACGCACACTATGTTTCAGATATCCAACACGTGCGTAGAAGGGAAACCATTGCGATGACGCCATCAAATTCTTTAGTGGCATTAAAATCATTGGTAAACAATGCTCCTATAGATTACAAGGCTGGTGATGTAGCAAAAGATAAAGCGCGTGTACATGAACTCATTAAAGAAGTAAATGGAACCGATACAGAGCCTCTCGTGGCTTCTAGCGGACTTTCTATACAGTACGCTATTATGATGGGGTTAGTAGATGATGCTATCAATAAACATCCTGGTAAGGCGATTAAATTTATTGTTCCTCCTAACTGTTATGGTGGTACAAATGATCAAGCTAGACGCGTTGCTGCTTGCCTTGATAATGTAGAAGTTGTGGATCTTCCTGTAGATGGAGATAATGATATGGTGCAGAGCATAGACACTGTACTTACTAAAATAGCTGCAGAGGACGCAGTACCCTATATTATTGCAGAAATACCAACGAACCCAAGAGTAGAAGTTCCAGATCTTTTACAACTCAAAGAGGCGCTTAGTAAAAAACGTACCACTCCTACTGGAGCAACAGCAATAGACCCTGTTTTTATCCTTGATCAAACGTTTTGTCCTAATGTACACTTCTTAGGAGAAGATAAAATACTATCTACCGTGCGCACTATTTCATATGCCAGCGGATCAAAATTCCCAAGTGGTGGTAAATGTACTGCAGGCTATTGCGTGGTAAACAATAAAGCAGAAGACCTCATTAAGAGTATCGCTTTTCACCTTGAGCTTTGTGATAACGAGGCTACAGATTTACAATATGAGATACTAGCCGCACAGTTACCTTCTATGAACGATCGTATTGCAGCAGCTTATGTAAACACGCGTGAGTTTGTAACCTTTATAGAAAAAGAACTTCCGGGCGCAAAAATTAATTTTGTGTCTGAGGAGCTAGCATCACAAGGATTTACTCCTTCTGTATTTTCTCTAGATTTACCAACTAAAGGAGCTAATGACATAGAAAGAGAGCAATACAAAAGAGCTCTTAATCTTAAGCTTATTAACTTAATGATTACAGAGATTCCTAATGAGAGTAAATTCTGTGTAAGCTACGGCCAGCTTAAAGGCTGTTACTGGACTATTCCAGCTACCTCTACGCAAGGAACCACTAAAGAAGGTGATAAAGATTACATCGTGAGAGCTTCTCTCTCACCAGATTTAGATTTAGATTTACATAAAAAAGTATTTCTAGATTTTGTAAAATCTATATAACATAAAAAGGGAGATGCTAAGCATCTCCCTTTTATTTTTGTGGTATTATGTAATGGTTACGCTTTCGCGAAAACATGCTTTGATTTACAATCCTTTAATAACTGCAAGTGCTTTAGGTATATGTTTTGCAGCCATCATGCTATTGAAACGAATCTTTATAATTCCGTTTGCATCTACTACGAAAGTTTCTCTACCAGGTAGCAATCCTAATAGTTCATTTTTAACGCCATACTTTTTACGCACCTTATTATTTGCGTCTGAGAGCGTATCAAAGGGTAGATTATGCTTTGATCTAAAGCGTTTATGACTTTCTACACTATCTGCGCTTATACCAAATACTTTTGCTCCTGCATCTGTAAAATCTTGGTATTGATCTCTAAAGCTACAAGCCTGAGCTGTACATCCAGGTGTAAAGTTTTTAGGGTAGAAATAAATTACCATAGGCACTTTCCCTATCAATTCGTCTACTAATACTGCTACGTTATCCTGATTATTGAGTGTAAAACCAGGTGCTTTATCTCCTATTTTTAATGCCATAACTACTCGCCTTTATAGGTTACAAAGTTACGAGGCGTCTCATATAAGGTGATCTCTAGATCAAATTTAGGATCTAAAACCGCTTTAATCTTTTTATGAATAACAACAGCAATATTTTCGGCCGTAGGATTAAGCGTTTTAAATTCAGGAACCTCAAGATTGAGATTTTTGTGATCTAAATAATCCTCTACCTCTGCCTTTATAATATCTTTTAAAATCTTAAGGTCAATGAGAAATCCTGTTTCGGGATCAATTTCTCCACTTACACTAACCGTAAGGTCATAATTATGACCATGAAAATTAGGGTTACTACACTTCCCGAATATTTGCATATTCTTTGCGTCGTCCCAATCTGCTCTATACAATCTGTGAGCAGCATTAAAATGCGCTTTTCTATGTGCGGTTATTCTCATCTCTTAATGTGTGTATAAAATTTATCAAAAATGATTTTAAACCACTCTGTATATAGTTCTGGATGATTTGCGATATCAGTTTTCACATTTTCTAGATCCATCCATTTCCAAGCCGCAACTTCGTCTTCATTGATAGCCGGAGATTGTTCCGAATGACCTATTAGAATATGATCTAGCTCATGTTCTGTAAGACCATTATCAAAAGGAGCTTTGTAAATAAATGAGATCGTCTCTTCTAAAGGTACAGAGAAACCCATTTCTTCTTGTAGACGTCGCATACCAGCTTCTATATTACTTTCACCTTCACGTTGATGACTGCAACAGGTATTTGTCCAAAGACCGGGGCTGTGGTATTTATGTAATGCTCGTTGCTGTAACATAAGTTCATTCTTACTGTTAAAAACAAACACTGAAAAAGCTCTGTGTAACACAGCTTTTTCATGAGCTTCCATTTTGGGCATAAGCCCTATTTGATTGTCATTTTCATCCACAAGGATGACTAATTCTTCTTTCATAAGCTTTGTAAAAATACAAATAACTCATAAAAAAAGCGCCTCAATTGAGGCGCTCTTCTTTAAAATGTAAGAATTCTAGTCTTAGTTACTAAGTACTATAAATTCACTACGTCTATTTAATTGATGTTGATCTTTACTACAACGTACACCGTTGCCACAATCGTTTACAAGTTGTGTTTCTCCATATCCCTTTCCAGTTAATCTAGATGCACTTATTCCTTTTGAAATAAGCCAGTCTCTAGTAGAAACATTTCTGTTTTGTGATAAATTAAGGTTATACGCATCTCTTCCTCTACTATCTGTATGAGATCGAACATCTATGCGTACAGATGGGTAAGTTTCCATATATACTAATACTTTTGCAAGTTCTACCTCTGCATCAGGACGTATATCATACTTATCAAAGTTAAAGTAAATAGGATTAAGGTCTAATATTTTTGCGATATCATCTCCAGGAACCACTGGTTTCAAGGTTTTGTCTAATTGTAATATCTCTTCTATTTCAGAAGAAACATTAGGCGTGGTTACCATTTTCTCCGAAGTATTGTATCCTTCCTTCTCTGCTCTGATAAGGAAAATCTTATCACAATCAGGAATGAAAGCAAACGCTGCAGACGCTCCAGTAACAACAGATTTGAACAAATTATTGTTGGTATCATACAAGCTAACTGTAGCACCCTCAAGATAATCTCCAGTACTCTTATCAGTAACAATTCCCGATAATAAAATATCGCAAGGGGGAGAAGGTTTCTTTATTTGCTTTAGCATATAAATATTATCATCTACACCTCTTTTACCACGATTAGATGATAAAAACCCTGTATTAGACTCACTATTAATTACAAAGGCAAAATCGTCCTTTGAGGTATTTGCAGGCTCTCCTAGGTTTAGTATTTCTGCAGTTTCTCCATTTCTGCCTAAAGCAGTAACAAATAGATCTAAACCTCCCAATCCAGGGTGACCGTCTGATGCAAAATAAATATCATTTTCCGAACTAATAAAAGGAAATGACTCTCTACCCTCTGTGTTAATGTCGCTACCAAGGTTTACCGGAGTTCCATAAGTCTTATCCCCATTTATAGAAACATACCATAAATCAGAAAGGCCAAAAGTTCCAGGCATATCAGACGCAAAATACAATCGACTACCATCAACGCTTAAAGCCGGATGTGCAACTGTATATTCATCACTATTAAATGGAAGCTCTTGAGAGTCTGTCCATTTGCCATTAACTAATGATGCCTTATAAAGCTTAAGCCTATTTGTTCCATCATTATCTTCTCTATACTTCCCGTTATTATAATTATTACGAGTAAAGTAAACCGTTTTACCATCTTCTGTAAATACAGGAGTACTTTCGTGGTACTGTGTGTTTAAATAAGCACTAAATTTTTCAACATATTTATTACCAGCATCTTGATCAACTTTATTTAAGCTTACTTGGTATAAGTTTAAAAATGGCTGACCATTCCACTTGTGTATACGCTTTGTAAAAGATCCTGTATCTCTGTTAGAAGCAAAAATCAGTTTGTCATTATAAAGCATAGGACCAAAATCTGAATAACCAGAATTGATTGTAGTATTTGAAACCTCGTAAGAACCTTTTTGGTAATCTATTTCCCTTAAGTAATCTGGAGTTTCCTTAAATAAACTTGCTCTTCTATCATCTTCCTTAAGATCAAAAAATCTAGACATCATTCTATCAGAAAGCGCATAATCTTTTGTTGCTCTCAACGAAAGAGCATATCTAAAATATGCTTCTGCTTGAGCGGCTTCAGGAAATTGCTCAATAAGTTTTCCATAATAAGTTGAAGATTTCTCATAGCTTGCGTTGAGATAATAAGAGTCTCCTAATCTCTTGAATAAGTCTGCAGACTCATAACCTTTATCAGCAACTTTTTGATAGATTTCTTGAGCATCTACGAAATCATATTTATTGAAATTCTTTGTACCTCTCTCTATTTTTCCTTCCTGTGCGTTTCCTACAATGGTAGCAAACAAAAGGAGTGCAATAGTAATATATCTCATAGTAGACTTTTATTAAAAGAATCTCGGTGTTAACATTCTGTCATACTCATTGAAAAGTTCAAAACGTAAAAACACTTCAAAACTTCCATCATTATAAACTGTATTTCCTAGATCAGTACTTTCTCTATCATAAGCAAGACCTATGAGCATACTATCCGATACTTGAAAACCAACTAAACCACTTAGAGCCGCACTCCACCTATATGCTGCCCCTAAATGTAATTTTTCCATTACTAAAAAGTTTGCAGTAATATCAACTTGTAATGGTGCTCCAGATACTAGCTTTACTAAAGTACTAGGCTTAAATTTAAGCTGATCATTAATATCAAAAGTATAACCCATAATACCGTAGTAATTTATACGCTCTTTTGCCACAAAGCTAGCTTGGTTACTGTTATTACTCTCATCAAAATGCTCTGTCTGGATAAGGTTTGGTACGCTTAGTCCCACATAAAATCTATCAGTATGATAATAAAGTCCTGCTCCAACAATTGGCGAAATCTTATTGTCTATATTTTGAGAAAAACGAGGATCAGAAACATCAAATAATGTCAACTTGGTAAAGTCTACATCTAAAACGTGTCCTCCAGCTTTTAAACCAAAACTAAGTTTACCACTATTTGACGTATTGACAGTATAACTAAAATCTGCACCTATGTAAGTCTCTTGTGCTGGACCTAATGCGTCATTTACTATCGATAAACCAAGTCCTACCTTTCCTTCCCCTATTGGTGAATGTATGCTGAGACTTTGCGTACGAGGAGCTCCATCAAGACCTACCCATTGACTTCTATGCAATCCTACAATACTAGTAACACCTCTGTTACCTGCGTATGCTGGATTTATAGCTACAGTATTATACATGTATTGTGTATACTGAGGGTCTTGTTGAGCACTTACCTCTGTAAGGCTTAAACCCGTAATAACTAATAGGACTAAAAGATGTAGTTGTTTCATTCTAACTTAATTTATTGCACCTATAATAAAAGACTTTTGGGTAAAATTAGCTCAAATTAAATAATTTGATTTTTATAATTATTTACAAGTTTCATAATGCATTTCATCTAGAAATTTGATTACTATATCTTGTTCTTAACTAAATTCCAAAAAGTCGAATATTATTTATGTTAGTTGTTATAACGCTTTCGCGAAAGCGTAATTTATATTAACGATTAATGTATAAATATCCACTCTTCCTTCTCAAACCGTCTGGTGTCTGGTAAGAAATGAGGTAGAAATAAGTGCCCGCTGGTAATAAATTATCGGCACTTATAGTTGCTCTACCTTCT includes:
- a CDS encoding 6-pyruvoyl trahydropterin synthase family protein — its product is MRITAHRKAHFNAAHRLYRADWDDAKNMQIFGKCSNPNFHGHNYDLTVSVSGEIDPETGFLIDLKILKDIIKAEVEDYLDHKNLNLEVPEFKTLNPTAENIAVVIHKKIKAVLDPKFDLEITLYETPRNFVTYKGE
- a CDS encoding CocE/NonD family hydrolase, which produces MKKITFLLFLALAMSMISSDTLYAQNDVLAELEKIAIVDQKVMMPMRDGIRLATDIYRPKTSGKVPIIFSRTPYNFNSWGDGKQRTRTAERALEAVKRGYAYVVQNERGRYYSEGEWDILGVPLTDGYDAFTWMKNQSWSNGKIGTLGCSSTAEWQMAVAALDHPSHAAMVPQGYGAGVGRIGDIQEQGNWYRGGVEQMLFFSWLYGVEHDKFKPRIPEGATQEDLIRISRFYDLAPENPPVDMAEALKHLPIQDILKNINGKNEIFDKMIRRKPNDKAWFEGGIYHDNKDIGVPSFWFASWYDVSITPNLALFNHVRNNTKDENIRDNQYLVIAPTLHCAYTRATENTIVGERSVGDATLNYEEQIYGWFDLWLKDEKNDFKEKTPRVQYYTMGSNKWQAAETWPPKKTEPTTYYLNSNGNANSRFGDGTLSTTKATSDNADGFTYDPMQPVPSYGGNVCCTGNAVQGGAFDQQQMETRNDILVYTTDPLEEGVEVSGFINSTLYFSSDVKDTDFTIKLIDVYPDGTAYNLDETIQRARYREGYDKEVFMKEGEVYKLDLTPMSTSNYFKKGHRIRVEISSSNFPRFARNLNTGGNNYDEKEGVVAHNNVHHSAVHASSIELPMIKD
- a CDS encoding type IX secretion system membrane protein PorP/SprF, coding for MKQLHLLVLLVITGLSLTEVSAQQDPQYTQYMYNTVAINPAYAGNRGVTSIVGLHRSQWVGLDGAPRTQSLSIHSPIGEGKVGLGLSIVNDALGPAQETYIGADFSYTVNTSNSGKLSFGLKAGGHVLDVDFTKLTLFDVSDPRFSQNIDNKISPIVGAGLYYHTDRFYVGLSVPNLIQTEHFDESNNSNQASFVAKERINYYGIMGYTFDINDQLKFKPSTLVKLVSGAPLQVDITANFLVMEKLHLGAAYRWSAALSGLVGFQVSDSMLIGLAYDRESTDLGNTVYNDGSFEVFLRFELFNEYDRMLTPRFF
- the idi gene encoding isopentenyl-diphosphate Delta-isomerase — translated: MKEELVILVDENDNQIGLMPKMEAHEKAVLHRAFSVFVFNSKNELMLQQRALHKYHSPGLWTNTCCSHQREGESNIEAGMRRLQEEMGFSVPLEETISFIYKAPFDNGLTEHELDHILIGHSEQSPAINEDEVAAWKWMDLENVKTDIANHPELYTEWFKIIFDKFYTHIKR
- a CDS encoding OmpA family protein, with translation MRYITIALLLFATIVGNAQEGKIERGTKNFNKYDFVDAQEIYQKVADKGYESADLFKRLGDSYYLNASYEKSSTYYGKLIEQFPEAAQAEAYFRYALSLRATKDYALSDRMMSRFFDLKEDDRRASLFKETPDYLREIDYQKGSYEVSNTTINSGYSDFGPMLYNDKLIFASNRDTGSFTKRIHKWNGQPFLNLYQVSLNKVDQDAGNKYVEKFSAYLNTQYHESTPVFTEDGKTVYFTRNNYNNGKYREDNDGTNRLKLYKASLVNGKWTDSQELPFNSDEYTVAHPALSVDGSRLYFASDMPGTFGLSDLWYVSINGDKTYGTPVNLGSDINTEGRESFPFISSENDIYFASDGHPGLGGLDLFVTALGRNGETAEILNLGEPANTSKDDFAFVINSESNTGFLSSNRGKRGVDDNIYMLKQIKKPSPPCDILLSGIVTDKSTGDYLEGATVSLYDTNNNLFKSVVTGASAAFAFIPDCDKIFLIRAEKEGYNTSEKMVTTPNVSSEIEEILQLDKTLKPVVPGDDIAKILDLNPIYFNFDKYDIRPDAEVELAKVLVYMETYPSVRIDVRSHTDSRGRDAYNLNLSQNRNVSTRDWLISKGISASRLTGKGYGETQLVNDCGNGVRCSKDQHQLNRRSEFIVLSN
- a CDS encoding peroxiredoxin; amino-acid sequence: MALKIGDKAPGFTLNNQDNVAVLVDELIGKVPMVIYFYPKNFTPGCTAQACSFRDQYQDFTDAGAKVFGISADSVESHKRFRSKHNLPFDTLSDANNKVRKKYGVKNELLGLLPGRETFVVDANGIIKIRFNSMMAAKHIPKALAVIKGL
- a CDS encoding PLP-dependent transferase, giving the protein MLHYIKEVLDNMPNDWIGLTTHRLDIYNEKLAKSEFLNEFEALYNEKNATTVALANLPTAYDYIRLGHPLSSILEWSVARLLGLEADSVISFDSITVPVLAVLRKNLLDGKKTQINYTGKLPAIFDAEALKSVYGYHFELNQVNNPEDISAFDGSTVYLSQENQIKAEPIANSIDFHVSVYENIGSLLVINGEKNAHYVSDIQHVRRRETIAMTPSNSLVALKSLVNNAPIDYKAGDVAKDKARVHELIKEVNGTDTEPLVASSGLSIQYAIMMGLVDDAINKHPGKAIKFIVPPNCYGGTNDQARRVAACLDNVEVVDLPVDGDNDMVQSIDTVLTKIAAEDAVPYIIAEIPTNPRVEVPDLLQLKEALSKKRTTPTGATAIDPVFILDQTFCPNVHFLGEDKILSTVRTISYASGSKFPSGGKCTAGYCVVNNKAEDLIKSIAFHLELCDNEATDLQYEILAAQLPSMNDRIAAAYVNTREFVTFIEKELPGAKINFVSEELASQGFTPSVFSLDLPTKGANDIEREQYKRALNLKLINLMITEIPNESKFCVSYGQLKGCYWTIPATSTQGTTKEGDKDYIVRASLSPDLDLDLHKKVFLDFVKSI